From one Fusobacterium mortiferum ATCC 9817 genomic stretch:
- a CDS encoding thiazole synthase, with the protein MEKFILKGKEFSSRLLTGTGKFADKNLVAPMLEASGSQIITMALRRINFQNPKENILNYIPKHITLLPNTSGARTAEEAIKIARIAREAGCGDFIKIEIINDSKYLMPDNSETIKATKVLADEGFIVLPYIMPDLITAKRLEDAGAAAVMPLGSPIGSNRGILTKPFVEMLLENNRVPIIVDAGIGKPSDAAIAMEMGCDAVLVNTAIATAQDPVKMGRAFALAVEAGREAFLAQLAEEQKYASASSPLTGFLFRGE; encoded by the coding sequence ATGGAAAAATTTATTTTAAAAGGAAAAGAGTTTAGTAGTAGATTACTTACAGGAACAGGAAAATTTGCTGATAAAAATTTAGTAGCTCCTATGTTAGAAGCTAGTGGTTCTCAAATTATAACAATGGCACTTAGAAGAATAAACTTCCAAAATCCAAAGGAGAATATTTTAAACTATATTCCAAAACATATAACATTGTTACCTAATACTTCAGGGGCTAGAACAGCAGAGGAAGCTATAAAAATAGCAAGAATAGCTAGAGAAGCTGGATGTGGAGATTTTATAAAAATTGAGATAATAAATGATAGTAAATATCTTATGCCAGATAATAGTGAAACTATAAAGGCAACTAAGGTTTTAGCTGATGAGGGATTTATAGTATTACCATATATTATGCCTGATTTAATAACAGCTAAAAGATTAGAAGATGCTGGGGCAGCAGCAGTTATGCCACTTGGTTCTCCTATTGGTTCAAATAGAGGAATACTTACAAAACCATTTGTAGAGATGTTATTAGAAAATAATAGAGTACCTATCATAGTAGATGCTGGAATAGGGAAACCATCAGATGCAGCTATAGCTATGGAGATGGGGTGTGATGCTGTACTTGTAAATACAGCTATTGCCACAGCACAAGACCCAGTTAAAATGGGAAGAGCTTTTGCACTAGCGGTAGAAGCTGGAAGAGAAGCTTTCTTAGCTCAACTAGCAGAGGAACAAAAATATGCTAGTGCTTCATCACCACTTACAGGATTTTTATTTAGAGGTGAGTAG
- the thiS gene encoding sulfur carrier protein ThiS has product MNIILNGEKYEISKDNITVEELLNELSVKWNIDLSGAVVLVNDEIVKKNNWKTEKIAEDYHLEVLSFVSGG; this is encoded by the coding sequence ATGAATATTATTTTAAATGGGGAAAAATATGAGATTTCAAAAGATAATATCACTGTGGAAGAGTTACTTAATGAATTATCAGTAAAATGGAATATAGATTTATCTGGAGCTGTTGTTCTAGTAAATGATGAAATAGTGAAAAAAAATAACTGGAAAACAGAAAAAATAGCTGAAGATTATCATCTAGAAGTTTTATCTTTCGTTTCTGGAGGATAG